One Priestia filamentosa genomic window, TTTGTTAAGAGCTTTAAGTAGACTAAACGTCATTAAGGCCATAACAATCGAAAAAGGAAGGGCTGCAATAATCATGGTGTTTTGAAGAGCCTGCAGTCCCCCCGAATAGAGAAGAACAAGAGCTATAGTTGTAAGTAATATTCCCCAAAGGACCTTTACACTGTTACTAGGGTTTTGAGACCCATTCGTTGTCATCAT contains:
- a CDS encoding BCCT family transporter, producing MMTTNGSQNPSNSVKVLWGILLTTIALVLLYSGGLQALQNTMIIAALPFSIVMALMTFSLLKALNKEAKEFGIGKLKKRK